The Magnetospirillum sp. genome includes a region encoding these proteins:
- a CDS encoding NAD(P)-dependent oxidoreductase, protein MATTGKMLHFVDRDQKMPQKRVAAERTADFDEIYAEFSKTEAEAQAGRCSQCGVPFCQIHCPVSNNIPDWLKLTAENRLEEAYEISQATNTFPEICGRICPQDRLCEGNCVIEKGFDSVTIGSVEKYITDTAFEKGWVKPIAPPQERAQSIGIIGAGPGGLAAADALRRKGYQVHVYDRYDRAGGLMIYGIPNFKLEKEVVQRRQKLFEDSNIKFHLNFEVGREATLDELRAKHDAILVATGVYKARAIEAPGVGLANIVPAMTYLTASNRKGLGDEVPDFDDGTLDAAGKNVVVIGGGDTAMDCVRTAVRQGAKSVKCLYRRDKKNMPGSQREVYNAEEEGVEFVWLAAPEAFLAKSGKAKKKAGSEAVGAVRAYRMRLGIADSTGRQLPEKIEESSFDLPCDLAIQALGFDPEDVPTMFGAPELAVTRWGTLKVNHRTMMTAIDGVFAAGDIVRGASLVVWAIRDGKDAAAAIHKYLAAKAAPASVAAE, encoded by the coding sequence ATGGCGACCACCGGCAAAATGCTGCACTTCGTCGATCGCGACCAGAAAATGCCGCAAAAGCGCGTTGCCGCCGAGCGCACGGCCGATTTCGACGAGATTTATGCCGAGTTCAGCAAGACCGAGGCCGAGGCGCAAGCCGGGCGCTGCTCGCAATGCGGCGTGCCGTTCTGCCAGATCCATTGCCCGGTCTCGAACAACATCCCGGACTGGCTGAAACTCACGGCGGAAAACCGGCTCGAAGAAGCCTACGAAATCAGCCAGGCGACCAACACGTTTCCGGAAATCTGCGGCCGCATTTGCCCGCAAGACCGCCTGTGCGAAGGCAATTGCGTGATCGAAAAGGGCTTCGATTCCGTCACGATCGGTTCGGTCGAAAAATACATCACCGACACCGCCTTCGAAAAAGGCTGGGTCAAGCCCATCGCGCCGCCGCAGGAACGCGCGCAATCGATCGGCATCATCGGTGCCGGTCCTGGTGGGCTCGCCGCGGCCGACGCGCTGCGCCGCAAGGGCTACCAGGTGCATGTCTACGACCGTTACGACCGTGCGGGCGGCCTCATGATCTACGGCATCCCGAATTTCAAACTCGAAAAAGAGGTCGTGCAGCGTCGCCAGAAGCTGTTCGAAGACAGTAACATCAAATTCCATCTCAATTTCGAAGTGGGTCGCGAAGCCACGCTCGACGAATTGCGCGCCAAGCACGATGCGATTTTGGTGGCCACGGGTGTCTACAAAGCGCGCGCGATCGAAGCGCCCGGTGTGGGCCTTGCCAACATCGTGCCCGCGATGACGTATCTCACGGCGTCGAACCGCAAGGGCCTCGGCGACGAGGTGCCGGATTTCGACGACGGCACGCTCGATGCGGCGGGCAAAAACGTCGTCGTGATCGGCGGCGGCGACACGGCGATGGATTGCGTGCGCACGGCGGTGCGCCAAGGGGCGAAGTCGGTCAAGTGCCTCTATCGCCGCGACAAGAAGAACATGCCGGGCTCGCAGCGCGAGGTCTACAACGCCGAAGAAGAGGGTGTGGAATTCGTGTGGCTCGCCGCCCCCGAAGCCTTCCTCGCCAAGTCGGGCAAGGCCAAAAAGAAGGCGGGCTCCGAAGCCGTCGGAGCCGTGCGCGCCTATCGCATGCGCCTTGGCATTGCCGATTCCACGGGACGCCAATTGCCGGAAAAGATCGAGGAGAGCAGCTTCGACCTGCCGTGCGATCTGGCGATCCAAGCGCTCGGCTTCGATCCCGAAGACGTGCCGACGATGTTCGGCGCCCCCGAACTTGCCGTCACGCGCTGGGGCACGTTGAAGGTCAACCACCGCACGATGATGACGGCGATCGACGGAGTGTTCGCGGCCGGCGACATCGTGCGCGGGGCTTCGCTCGTCGTGTGGGCCATCCGCGACGGCAAAGACGCCGCCGCTGCCATCCACAAATATCTCGCCGCCAAAGCCGCACCCGCTTCGGTCGCGGCAGAGTAG
- a CDS encoding ribonuclease D — MATTVHLHQGDLPDGLKFGASIAIDSETMGLRPERDRLCVVQLSGGDGTAHCVRFAKGTYDAPNLKALLTDPATLKIFHFARFDVAMCAKYLGVRVAPIYCTKIASRLVRTFTDRHGLKDLCRDLIGKELSKEHQSSDWGAAELTQAQLNYAASDVLYLHALKAKLDDMLAREGRTHLAQACFDFLGTRADLDLLGWGEEDIFAH, encoded by the coding sequence ATGGCAACGACCGTCCATCTGCATCAAGGCGACCTCCCCGACGGGCTCAAATTCGGCGCGTCGATCGCGATCGATTCCGAGACCATGGGCCTGCGCCCCGAGCGCGACCGACTGTGCGTGGTGCAATTGTCGGGCGGCGACGGAACGGCGCATTGCGTGCGTTTTGCCAAAGGTACCTACGACGCTCCCAATCTCAAGGCGCTGCTGACCGATCCGGCGACGCTCAAAATCTTCCACTTCGCGCGCTTCGACGTGGCCATGTGCGCCAAATATCTTGGCGTGCGCGTGGCCCCCATCTACTGCACCAAAATCGCCTCGCGCTTGGTGCGCACCTTCACCGACCGGCACGGCCTCAAGGATCTGTGCCGCGATCTGATCGGCAAGGAATTGTCCAAAGAGCATCAATCCTCGGATTGGGGGGCGGCGGAACTCACCCAAGCGCAGCTCAATTATGCGGCATCCGACGTGCTCTATCTGCACGCGCTCAAAGCCAAGCTCGACGACATGCTCGCGCGCGAAGGCCGCACGCATCTGGCGCAAGCCTGTTTTGATTTTCTGGGGACCCGCGCCGATCTCGATCTGCTGGGCTGGGGCGAAGAAGACATCTTCGCGCATTGA
- a CDS encoding complex I NDUFA9 subunit family protein, which translates to MGAGIGPVRRATVFGASGFIGRYVVRRLAQQGYVVRACMRDPVAGAFLKTMGAVGQIAPLRVNLTDSDEALASAVQGADAVVNLVGILAQSGSQSFQALQADGAARLAKAAFAAGATSFVQVSALGADAASKSEYARSKAAGEAGVRAAFPNATIIRPSIVIGAEDGFFNRFAQMAAWSPALPLIGGGHTKFQPVYVDDVAAAIERAIAYDSAKGQIFEAVGPTVYTFRELMEFLLKTIGKHRGLVPIAWPIAEIQGTLMGMLPIKLLTRDQVELLKTDNIGTGAQGLEALCIQPAAMEAVAPVYLAAYRKGGRFAAPA; encoded by the coding sequence ATGGGGGCAGGGATCGGACCGGTTCGGCGCGCAACGGTGTTCGGGGCTTCGGGCTTCATCGGGCGCTATGTGGTGCGGCGCTTGGCACAGCAAGGCTATGTCGTGCGCGCCTGCATGCGCGATCCCGTCGCGGGCGCCTTCCTCAAGACCATGGGTGCTGTCGGGCAGATCGCCCCGCTGCGCGTCAATTTGACCGACAGCGACGAAGCGCTTGCGTCGGCGGTGCAAGGGGCCGATGCGGTCGTCAATCTTGTCGGCATTCTCGCCCAAAGCGGCAGTCAGAGCTTCCAAGCCCTGCAGGCCGACGGGGCGGCACGTTTGGCGAAAGCCGCGTTTGCGGCAGGGGCGACGTCGTTTGTGCAAGTCTCGGCCCTCGGTGCCGATGCCGCCTCCAAATCCGAATATGCGCGCAGCAAGGCTGCGGGCGAAGCAGGCGTGCGCGCAGCGTTCCCGAATGCCACGATCATCCGCCCGTCGATCGTGATCGGTGCCGAAGACGGTTTCTTCAATCGCTTTGCGCAGATGGCGGCCTGGTCGCCGGCCTTGCCGCTGATCGGCGGCGGGCACACGAAGTTCCAGCCCGTCTATGTCGACGATGTGGCGGCCGCAATCGAGCGCGCGATCGCTTACGACAGCGCCAAGGGTCAGATCTTTGAGGCGGTCGGCCCCACGGTCTACACCTTCCGCGAACTCATGGAGTTTCTGCTGAAGACGATCGGCAAACATCGCGGCCTCGTGCCCATCGCGTGGCCGATCGCGGAAATCCAGGGCACGCTGATGGGCATGCTGCCGATCAAGCTCCTCACGCGCGACCAGGTGGAATTGCTCAAGACCGACAATATCGGCACAGGTGCGCAAGGCCTCGAAGCTTTGTGCATTCAGCCTGCCGCCATGGAAGCAGTCGCCCCCGTTTATCTTGCCGCCTACCGCAAAGGCGGGCGCTTCGCCGCACCCGCTTAG
- a CDS encoding KpsF/GutQ family sugar-phosphate isomerase: MTTLKAISTVANPASARDLAVARRAIAVERAGLEALEASLDANFIAAIDRIVTAPGRVIVSGMGKSGHVARKIAATLASTGTPAQFVHPAEASHGDLGMITPADVVLALSNSGETVEMTDLVGYSRRFAIPLIAITAREKSALANAADIVLLLPAAEEACPVGLAPTTSTTMQLALGDAIAVALMERRGFTAAHFREFHPRGALGARLAKVGDLMHTDLPLASPGQKMADVLIKMTAKRFGCVAVVDAQGWLAGIVTDGDLRRHMAPDLLDRPVEAVMTRNPRAVAPDTLAAEALALMNAHQITALFACETQDGQRRPVGILHIHDLLRAGVA; the protein is encoded by the coding sequence ATGACAACGCTGAAAGCCATATCGACTGTGGCAAATCCGGCCTCGGCGCGCGACCTCGCGGTGGCGCGACGTGCGATTGCGGTCGAGCGTGCCGGGCTTGAAGCGCTGGAAGCAAGCCTCGACGCGAATTTCATCGCGGCGATCGACCGCATCGTCACGGCCCCCGGCCGCGTGATCGTGTCGGGCATGGGCAAATCGGGCCATGTCGCGCGCAAGATTGCCGCGACCTTGGCCTCGACCGGCACGCCTGCCCAGTTCGTGCACCCAGCCGAAGCAAGCCACGGCGATCTTGGCATGATCACGCCCGCCGACGTCGTTTTGGCCCTGTCCAATTCTGGCGAAACCGTCGAGATGACCGATCTTGTGGGCTATTCGCGCCGCTTTGCGATCCCGCTGATCGCCATCACCGCGCGCGAGAAATCGGCCCTGGCGAATGCTGCCGACATCGTGCTGCTGCTGCCGGCGGCCGAAGAAGCGTGCCCGGTGGGTCTTGCCCCCACGACCTCGACGACGATGCAGCTCGCCCTCGGCGACGCGATCGCGGTGGCCCTCATGGAGCGGCGCGGCTTTACGGCAGCACACTTCCGCGAATTCCATCCGCGCGGCGCTTTGGGTGCGCGGCTCGCGAAGGTGGGCGATCTCATGCACACCGATTTGCCGCTCGCGAGCCCTGGCCAGAAAATGGCCGACGTGCTGATCAAGATGACGGCCAAGCGCTTCGGCTGCGTGGCCGTGGTCGACGCGCAAGGCTGGCTTGCCGGCATCGTCACCGACGGCGATTTGCGCCGCCACATGGCGCCCGACCTGCTCGACCGGCCGGTCGAAGCAGTGATGACGCGCAATCCGCGCGCGGTCGCCCCCGACACGCTCGCCGCCGAGGCGCTGGCGCTGATGAACGCGCACCAGATCACGGCGCTGTTCGCCTGCGAAACGCAAGACGGCCAGCGCCGTCCAGTCGGCATCCTGCATATCCACGATCTGCTGCGCGCAGGTGTCGCATGA
- a CDS encoding DUF805 domain-containing protein: MDFVTAIKACFTKYVGFAGRAPRSEYWYFTLFLVVVAIALGAAGLDQVGNFFSLVTLLPSLAVGVRRLHDTDRSGWWLLLLLVPLVGMIILIVWFVKSGTQGANRFGDDPLQPAQSALPPDA, encoded by the coding sequence ATGGATTTTGTCACGGCCATCAAGGCGTGCTTCACGAAATATGTCGGGTTCGCCGGTCGCGCCCCACGCAGCGAATATTGGTATTTTACGCTGTTTCTGGTCGTCGTTGCGATCGCGCTCGGGGCCGCCGGGCTCGACCAGGTCGGCAATTTCTTTTCCCTCGTGACGCTGCTGCCGAGCCTCGCGGTCGGCGTGCGTCGCCTGCACGACACCGACCGGTCCGGCTGGTGGCTGCTGCTTTTGCTCGTGCCGCTGGTCGGCATGATCATACTGATCGTATGGTTCGTCAAAAGCGGTACGCAAGGTGCAAACCGCTTCGGCGACGATCCGCTGCAGCCAGCCCAATCCGCCCTTCCGCCCGACGCCTGA
- a CDS encoding cyclic nucleotide-binding domain-containing protein, translated as MESTLFLGQAALCLALVAAFLQTMPSLRLAAMAACIATMAAGYAEGLAWLWIGAGLVMLVHVWRYAQARATLERLTSDETPSPAALFAFVNRETLAPGQILFKRGDAGAEMYLIVEGEIEIVELGKILGAGSVLGEVALVVPSHKRTATARAKSNVTLARMTKRDMELTALQNPTFGFELLKLVARRLSDDVERLEQRIADSA; from the coding sequence ATGGAATCCACGCTGTTTCTCGGGCAAGCCGCTTTGTGCCTGGCGCTTGTCGCCGCCTTTCTGCAGACCATGCCGTCGTTGCGGCTCGCGGCAATGGCCGCCTGCATCGCGACGATGGCGGCGGGTTATGCCGAAGGTCTTGCCTGGCTGTGGATCGGCGCAGGCTTGGTGATGCTCGTGCATGTGTGGCGCTACGCCCAGGCGCGCGCCACGCTCGAGCGGTTGACGTCGGACGAAACGCCCTCGCCCGCCGCCCTGTTCGCGTTCGTCAATCGCGAGACGCTGGCACCGGGCCAGATCCTGTTCAAACGCGGCGACGCCGGGGCAGAGATGTATCTGATCGTCGAAGGCGAGATCGAAATCGTCGAGCTCGGCAAGATTCTGGGCGCAGGCTCGGTGCTGGGCGAGGTCGCGCTCGTGGTGCCCTCGCACAAACGCACGGCGACCGCGCGCGCCAAATCGAACGTGACGCTTGCGCGCATGACCAAACGCGACATGGAGCTGACGGCCCTGCAGAACCCGACTTTCGGGTTCGAGCTGTTGAAGCTCGTCGCACGCCGCCTATCGGACGACGTCGAACGTCTCGAGCAGCGGATCGCGGACAGCGCTTAA
- the lptC gene encoding LPS export ABC transporter periplasmic protein LptC translates to MIPRATPRPPQPEIGLVDLPPPPVPVPVASETQAVPPPRARLAGLTPGGPRVYSPLYSQIVGLLKFTLPAAALGIAALVLLWPQLNPIDARFRLTPVQVSIEDLENLRMVQPRYVGVDDRNQPYTIVAEQATQAKGSSDSTDLKDPQGDIAMNSGTWLAMTAEHGLYHQPDKALELWGGVTLFHDGGYEISTDRARIDLDRGTAQGDAPVRAQGPNSQLDGSGFRIDDRGARVEVTGQARVLLFPTPRATPASTSTTPRAQAAVPPPPTPAPRR, encoded by the coding sequence ATGATTCCGCGTGCAACGCCGCGCCCGCCCCAGCCCGAAATCGGGCTCGTCGATTTGCCGCCCCCGCCGGTACCCGTGCCAGTCGCGTCGGAGACCCAAGCGGTTCCGCCGCCGCGCGCCCGGCTCGCGGGCCTCACGCCGGGCGGCCCACGCGTGTACAGCCCGCTCTACAGCCAGATCGTGGGCTTGCTCAAATTCACACTGCCGGCCGCAGCCCTCGGGATCGCGGCCCTGGTGCTGCTGTGGCCACAGCTTAATCCGATCGACGCGCGCTTTCGCCTTACGCCCGTGCAGGTGTCGATCGAGGACCTCGAAAATCTGCGCATGGTGCAGCCGCGCTATGTCGGCGTCGACGACCGCAACCAGCCTTACACGATCGTCGCCGAACAAGCGACGCAAGCCAAAGGCTCGTCCGATTCGACCGACCTCAAAGATCCGCAAGGCGACATTGCGATGAATTCGGGCACGTGGCTTGCGATGACGGCCGAGCACGGGCTCTACCACCAGCCCGACAAGGCGCTCGAATTGTGGGGCGGGGTCACGTTGTTCCACGACGGCGGCTACGAGATTTCGACCGACCGCGCGCGCATCGATCTCGACCGCGGCACTGCGCAAGGCGATGCGCCCGTGCGTGCGCAAGGCCCCAACTCGCAGCTCGACGGGTCCGGCTTCCGCATCGACGATCGCGGGGCCCGCGTCGAAGTCACGGGCCAAGCGCGCGTGCTGCTGTTCCCCACGCCGCGCGCCACACCCGCCTCGACCAGCACGACGCCCCGCGCGCAAGCGGCCGTCCCGCCGCCGCCAACCCCGGCGCCGCGCCGATGA
- the gltB gene encoding glutamate synthase large subunit produces MTDKLNDGEIFARDYRANAAKLEAGHAYDPTDEHDACGVGLVVAIDGKPRRSVVEAGIAALKAVWHRGAVDADGKTGDGAGIHIEIPQDFFKAHIERQGVTPSAARVAVGQVFLPRNDLDGQERCRTIVETEILKMGYAVYGWRQVPIDTSVCGEKANATRPEIEQIMVHNVRNAPDDQFELDLYVIRRRIEKQALAENIVDIYICSLSCRSIIYKGMFLAEALSVFYPDLTDERFVSSFAIYHQRYSTNTFPTWRLAQPFRTLAHNGEINTVRGNVNWMKSHETRMAHDSLGAMVDDLKPVVQPGSDSAQMDNVFELLVRGGRVLPMVKTMMVPQAWSYADKTPQHIRNMYAYANSVMEPWDGPAALACTDGKWVLAGMDRNGLRPCRYTITGDGLLVVGSEAGMVKVDEQTVVEKGRVGPGQMIAVNLAEGKFYRDGELKEWLAQSRPFGDWTRNITVIDQIVKEDAEPKQGLSRDELRRRMLAVGWTIEDLELILHPMVEDAKEAVGSMGDDTPIAVLSDKFRGLHHFFRQNFSQVTNPPIDSLRERRVMTLRTRLGNLGNILDEDESQCRLLQLESPVLLNEEFDAMRAYMGATAVEVDCTFDPAAGEWALRDALKRVQREAEDGVRGGAVHVVLSDKNQGPNKAPIPMILAAGGVHTHLVRQQLRTFTSLNVRTGECLDVHFFAVLIGVGATTVNAYLAQEAIADRHRRGLFEGLSLKDAVNRYRKAIDEGLLKTMSKMGISIVSSYRGGYNFETVGLSRTLISEFFPGMASRISGIGLKGIQKKAAELHGRAFREDVIALPVGGFYRYRKSGEAHFWEGELIHTLQRAVERDSYAIYRDFSDGCRKLPPINLRDLLDFKPGRKAIPVDEVESITEIRKRLIAPGISLGALGPEAHETLSIAMNRIGAKSDSGEGGEDPARYKPRPNGDNPSSAIKQVASGRFGVTAEYLNNCRELEIKVAQGAKPGEGGQLPGSKVTDLIARLRHSTPGVTLISPPPHHDIYSIEDLAQLIYDLKQINPEAAVCVKLVARSGIGTIAAGVAKAKADAILISGHVGGTGASPQSSIKYAGLPWEMGLSETNQVLTLNRLRHRVKLRVDGGIRTGRDVVIGAMLGADEFGIGTASLVAMGCIMVRQCHSNTCPVGVCTQDPKLRAKFDGSPEKVVNLFSFVAEEVREILASLGFKSLRDVIGRSDLLTQVLRGDESLDDLDLNPLLVQADPGEYPRYCTLEGRNEVPETLDEQMIADAAPALEGGEKMQLEYNIRNVYRAIGTKLSSKITRKYGMTGLKPGHITVRLRGSAGQSLGAFAVQGMKLEVFGDANDYVGKGLSGGTIVVRTTTSSPLVSNKNTIIGNTVLYGATAGRLFAAGQAAERFGVRNSGAVAVVEGCGSNGLEYMTGGTVAILGAVGDNFAAGMTGGMAFVYDADGSFADRVNDETVIVQKVETAHWEGVLKELIEEHARETQSQHARQILADWDREVGKFRQIVPKEMLARLAHPVRRADQRRPGKGVGAD; encoded by the coding sequence ATGACCGACAAACTCAACGACGGCGAGATTTTTGCGCGCGACTATCGCGCCAACGCGGCCAAGCTCGAAGCGGGCCACGCCTACGATCCGACCGACGAGCACGATGCGTGCGGCGTCGGGCTCGTGGTCGCCATCGACGGCAAGCCGCGCCGTTCGGTCGTCGAGGCGGGGATCGCCGCTCTCAAAGCCGTGTGGCACCGCGGGGCCGTGGATGCCGACGGCAAGACCGGCGACGGGGCGGGCATTCACATCGAAATCCCGCAGGACTTTTTCAAAGCCCACATCGAGCGCCAGGGCGTCACACCCTCGGCCGCGCGCGTCGCAGTCGGCCAGGTGTTTTTGCCGCGCAACGATCTCGACGGGCAGGAGCGCTGCCGCACGATCGTCGAAACCGAAATCCTCAAGATGGGCTACGCCGTCTACGGCTGGCGTCAGGTGCCGATCGACACATCGGTGTGCGGCGAGAAGGCCAACGCCACGCGCCCCGAGATCGAACAGATCATGGTCCACAACGTGCGCAACGCGCCCGACGACCAGTTCGAGCTCGATCTCTACGTGATCCGCCGCCGCATCGAGAAGCAAGCGCTCGCAGAGAACATCGTCGACATCTACATCTGCTCGCTGTCGTGCCGCTCGATCATCTACAAGGGCATGTTCCTCGCCGAAGCTCTTTCGGTCTTCTACCCCGATCTCACCGACGAGCGCTTCGTCTCGTCCTTCGCGATCTACCACCAGCGCTATTCGACCAACACGTTCCCGACGTGGCGCTTGGCGCAGCCCTTCCGCACGCTCGCGCACAACGGCGAGATCAACACCGTGCGCGGCAACGTCAACTGGATGAAGAGCCACGAGACGCGCATGGCGCATGACTCGCTCGGCGCCATGGTCGACGACCTGAAGCCCGTCGTTCAGCCGGGCTCGGATTCGGCACAGATGGACAATGTGTTCGAACTCCTCGTGCGCGGCGGGCGCGTGCTGCCGATGGTCAAGACGATGATGGTGCCGCAGGCCTGGTCCTACGCGGACAAGACGCCGCAGCACATCCGCAACATGTACGCCTACGCGAACTCGGTCATGGAGCCGTGGGACGGCCCGGCCGCCCTTGCCTGCACCGACGGCAAGTGGGTGCTGGCCGGCATGGACCGCAACGGTCTCAGGCCCTGCCGCTACACGATCACCGGCGACGGGCTGCTCGTCGTGGGTTCGGAAGCGGGCATGGTCAAGGTCGACGAACAGACGGTCGTCGAAAAAGGCCGCGTGGGCCCAGGCCAGATGATTGCGGTCAATTTGGCCGAAGGCAAATTCTACCGCGACGGCGAACTAAAGGAATGGCTTGCGCAATCGCGCCCCTTCGGCGACTGGACGCGCAACATCACGGTCATCGACCAGATCGTCAAGGAAGACGCCGAACCCAAGCAGGGGCTGTCGCGCGACGAATTGCGCCGCCGCATGCTCGCGGTCGGCTGGACGATCGAAGATCTCGAACTCATCCTGCATCCGATGGTCGAGGACGCCAAGGAAGCCGTGGGCTCGATGGGCGACGACACGCCCATCGCCGTGCTCTCGGACAAGTTCCGCGGCCTGCACCATTTCTTCCGCCAAAATTTCAGCCAGGTCACGAACCCGCCCATCGACTCGTTGCGCGAACGGCGCGTGATGACCTTGCGCACGCGCCTCGGCAATCTCGGCAACATTCTGGACGAAGACGAAAGCCAGTGCCGCCTGCTGCAGCTCGAAAGCCCGGTGCTGCTGAACGAAGAGTTCGACGCGATGCGCGCCTACATGGGTGCGACCGCCGTCGAGGTGGATTGCACGTTCGATCCGGCGGCCGGCGAATGGGCGTTGCGCGATGCGCTGAAGCGCGTGCAGCGCGAAGCCGAAGACGGCGTGCGCGGCGGGGCCGTGCATGTGGTGCTGTCGGACAAGAACCAGGGCCCGAACAAGGCGCCGATCCCGATGATCCTGGCGGCTGGCGGCGTGCACACGCATCTCGTGCGCCAGCAACTGCGCACCTTCACGTCGCTCAATGTGCGCACGGGCGAATGCCTCGATGTGCATTTCTTTGCCGTGCTCATCGGCGTCGGCGCCACCACCGTCAACGCGTATCTGGCGCAAGAAGCCATCGCCGACCGCCATCGTCGCGGTCTGTTCGAAGGCCTGAGCCTCAAAGACGCCGTCAACCGCTACCGCAAGGCGATCGACGAGGGTCTGCTCAAGACCATGTCGAAGATGGGCATTTCGATCGTGTCGTCCTATCGCGGCGGCTACAATTTCGAGACCGTGGGCCTGTCGCGCACGCTGATCTCGGAATTCTTCCCGGGCATGGCGAGCCGCATTTCCGGCATCGGCCTCAAGGGCATCCAGAAGAAGGCCGCCGAACTGCACGGCCGCGCATTCCGCGAAGACGTGATCGCCTTGCCGGTCGGCGGCTTCTATCGTTATCGCAAATCGGGCGAGGCGCATTTCTGGGAAGGCGAGCTTATCCACACGCTGCAGCGTGCGGTCGAACGCGATTCCTACGCGATCTACCGCGATTTCTCGGACGGATGCCGCAAGCTGCCGCCGATCAATCTGCGCGACCTGCTGGACTTCAAACCGGGTCGCAAGGCGATCCCGGTCGACGAAGTGGAAAGCATCACCGAGATCCGCAAGCGGCTGATTGCCCCCGGAATCTCGCTGGGCGCTTTGGGTCCCGAAGCGCACGAGACCCTGTCGATCGCGATGAACCGCATCGGCGCGAAGTCGGATTCGGGCGAGGGCGGCGAAGATCCCGCCCGCTACAAGCCGCGCCCGAACGGCGACAATCCGTCGTCGGCGATTAAGCAGGTTGCCTCGGGCCGCTTCGGCGTCACGGCCGAGTATCTCAACAATTGCCGCGAGCTCGAGATCAAGGTGGCGCAAGGAGCCAAGCCCGGCGAAGGCGGCCAGCTGCCGGGCTCGAAGGTGACGGATCTCATCGCGCGCCTGCGGCACTCCACGCCGGGCGTTACGCTGATCAGCCCGCCGCCGCACCACGACATCTATTCGATCGAGGATCTGGCCCAGCTCATCTACGACTTGAAGCAGATCAACCCCGAAGCCGCCGTGTGCGTGAAGCTCGTCGCACGTTCGGGCATCGGCACGATCGCGGCCGGTGTGGCCAAGGCCAAGGCCGATGCAATTCTGATTTCGGGCCATGTCGGCGGAACGGGTGCAAGCCCGCAATCCTCGATCAAATATGCGGGCCTGCCCTGGGAGATGGGGCTAAGCGAAACCAACCAGGTGCTAACGCTCAACCGCCTGCGCCATCGCGTGAAGCTGCGCGTAGACGGCGGCATTCGCACCGGGCGCGACGTCGTGATCGGCGCCATGCTGGGGGCCGACGAGTTCGGCATCGGCACGGCCTCGCTCGTCGCGATGGGCTGCATCATGGTGCGCCAGTGCCATTCCAACACCTGCCCCGTGGGCGTGTGCACGCAAGATCCGAAACTTCGCGCCAAGTTCGACGGCAGCCCCGAGAAGGTCGTCAATCTCTTCTCGTTTGTGGCCGAAGAAGTGCGCGAGATCCTGGCGTCGCTCGGCTTCAAGTCGCTGCGCGACGTGATCGGCCGTTCGGACCTGCTCACGCAGGTGCTGCGCGGCGACGAAAGCCTCGACGATCTCGATCTCAACCCGCTGCTCGTGCAGGCGGACCCGGGCGAATATCCGCGCTACTGCACGCTCGAGGGCCGCAACGAAGTGCCCGAAACGCTCGACGAGCAGATGATCGCGGACGCTGCCCCCGCCCTCGAAGGGGGCGAGAAGATGCAGCTCGAATACAATATCCGCAACGTCTACCGCGCCATCGGCACGAAGCTTTCGAGTAAGATCACGCGTAAATACGGCATGACGGGCTTGAAGCCGGGCCACATCACCGTGCGTCTGCGCGGCTCGGCCGGCCAGTCGCTCGGCGCATTCGCCGTGCAAGGCATGAAGCTCGAAGTGTTCGGCGACGCCAACGACTATGTCGGCAAGGGTCTGTCGGGCGGCACCATCGTGGTGCGCACGACGACGTCGTCGCCGCTCGTGTCGAACAAGAACACGATCATCGGCAACACGGTGCTCTACGGCGCCACGGCCGGGCGGCTCTTTGCCGCCGGCCAAGCCGCCGAACGCTTCGGCGTGCGAAATTCGGGTGCCGTCGCTGTCGTCGAAGGTTGCGGGTCGAACGGGCTCGAATACATGACCGGCGGAACGGTCGCGATCCTGGGTGCTGTCGGCGACAATTTTGCGGCCGGCATGACCGGCGGCATGGCGTTCGTCTACGACGCGGACGGTTCGTTCGCCGACCGTGTGAACGACGAAACCGTGATCGTGCAGAAGGTCGAAACCGCGCACTGGGAAGGCGTGCTCAAGGAGCTGATCGAAGAACATGCGCGCGAAACCCAGTCGCAGCATGCGCGCCAGATCCTGGCCGATTGGGACCGCGAGGTCGGCAAGTTCCGCCAGATCGTGCCCAAGGAAATGCTGGCGCGTCTTGCCCACCCCGTGCGCCGCGCCGACCAACGCCGCCCCGGCAAAGGCGTTGGGGCGGATTGA